Proteins encoded together in one Synechococcus sp. A15-62 window:
- a CDS encoding homoserine O-succinyltransferase, with product MALILPGSYHKIAEVERNRISWIEPEQAERQDIRPLRIGILNIMPLGKQYEFNLLHPLGLSVLQIEPIWIRLNSHAYKSWDQNHLDQLYVSWDEALSQGPLDGLIITGAPVEHLPFEQVSYWNELVQLIEEARSTCASTLGLCWAGFALAYLAGVDKVAFQQKLFGIYPMRSLVPGHPLMGTQDDHFVCPQSRHAGLPDAAMEAAERDGRLRLLAHGEQVGYTIFETSDQRQLMHLGHPEYNVGRILGEMERDRARGDVPPPENFDAAQSQTLWRSHRNLLFQQWLWFCYQRVSLKA from the coding sequence ATGGCGCTGATTCTTCCTGGCAGTTACCACAAAATCGCGGAGGTTGAACGCAACCGGATCTCCTGGATTGAGCCTGAACAGGCTGAACGCCAGGACATCCGGCCACTGCGTATCGGCATCTTGAACATCATGCCGCTGGGCAAGCAGTACGAGTTCAACCTGCTGCATCCGCTGGGCCTATCGGTGCTGCAGATCGAACCGATTTGGATTCGCCTTAACTCCCACGCTTACAAGAGTTGGGATCAGAACCATCTCGACCAGCTCTATGTGAGCTGGGATGAAGCCTTGTCCCAGGGTCCTCTGGATGGCTTGATCATCACCGGTGCCCCCGTGGAACACCTGCCCTTTGAACAGGTCAGTTATTGGAACGAACTGGTCCAGTTGATCGAGGAAGCACGCAGCACCTGTGCCAGCACCCTCGGACTGTGCTGGGCCGGTTTCGCCCTCGCCTACCTTGCGGGCGTCGACAAGGTGGCCTTCCAACAGAAGCTGTTCGGGATCTACCCGATGCGCAGCCTTGTGCCGGGTCATCCATTGATGGGAACCCAGGACGACCATTTCGTCTGCCCCCAAAGCCGTCATGCCGGACTGCCGGATGCCGCGATGGAAGCCGCCGAACGGGACGGACGTCTTCGTTTGCTCGCCCACGGCGAACAGGTGGGCTACACCATTTTCGAGACATCGGATCAGCGGCAGCTGATGCACCTCGGCCACCCCGAATACAACGTGGGACGGATCCTCGGAGAAATGGAACGCGACCGAGCCCGCGGAGATGTTCCGCCGCCCGAAAATTTCGATGCGGCCCAATCCCAGACCCTCTGGCGCTCCCACCGGAATCTTCTATTCCAGCAGTGGCTCTGGTTCTGCTATCAGCGGGTCAGCCTGAAGGCCTGA
- a CDS encoding amino acid ABC transporter substrate-binding protein, with protein MFRTSSRVLIVALAGLSSFLASCASLDSAAGSRLDLVKARGELLCGVSGKIPGFSFLSPDGRYTGLDVDICRAMAAAFVGDAEKVQYRPLTAPERFTALRSGEIDLLSRNTTHTLSRDAMGGNGLRFGPVVFHDGQGLMVNAASGVRSLADLSGKSICVGSGTTTEQNLNDAFASQGLPYTPIKYQDLNQVVGGYLQGRCEAMTSDRSQLAAARSGFSDPQAHQILDDRISKEPLAPAVVGGDQPMGDAMTWVVNALIEAEERGITQVNVDAVVKQAAADPSQTSLRRFLGVDPGLGRKLGLADDFVVQVISATGNYGEIYNRHLGPESAVAIPRGANRLAGEGGLMLSPPFT; from the coding sequence ATGTTCCGAACCAGTTCGCGTGTTCTGATCGTTGCGTTGGCTGGGTTGTCCTCGTTTCTTGCTTCCTGCGCGTCTCTGGACAGCGCAGCTGGCTCTCGTCTCGATCTGGTCAAGGCGCGCGGAGAGTTGCTTTGCGGAGTGAGCGGCAAGATTCCAGGCTTCAGTTTTCTCAGTCCTGATGGGCGTTACACCGGCCTGGATGTCGACATCTGCCGTGCCATGGCTGCGGCTTTCGTTGGTGATGCTGAGAAGGTTCAATACCGGCCTTTAACCGCGCCCGAGCGGTTCACGGCCCTGCGATCGGGCGAGATCGATCTGTTGTCCCGCAACACCACCCATACCCTCAGCCGCGATGCGATGGGGGGCAATGGACTGCGCTTCGGGCCTGTGGTGTTCCACGACGGACAGGGCCTGATGGTGAATGCTGCTAGCGGAGTGCGTTCACTGGCTGATTTAAGTGGCAAGTCCATTTGCGTGGGGTCGGGCACCACGACCGAGCAAAACCTCAACGACGCCTTCGCCTCCCAGGGGCTTCCCTATACACCGATCAAATACCAGGATCTCAATCAGGTGGTGGGCGGCTACCTCCAGGGGCGCTGCGAAGCCATGACATCTGATCGTTCGCAACTGGCGGCGGCGCGCTCAGGGTTCAGTGATCCCCAAGCGCATCAGATCCTTGATGACCGGATCAGCAAAGAGCCTCTGGCTCCAGCTGTGGTGGGTGGGGATCAGCCCATGGGTGATGCCATGACCTGGGTGGTCAATGCCCTGATCGAAGCCGAGGAACGGGGCATCACCCAAGTGAATGTGGATGCGGTGGTGAAGCAAGCCGCAGCCGATCCCTCCCAGACCTCGCTGCGGCGTTTCCTGGGTGTGGATCCAGGCTTGGGTCGCAAACTCGGACTCGCCGATGACTTTGTCGTTCAGGTGATCAGTGCCACCGGCAATTACGGCGAGATCTACAACCGTCATCTCGGACCGGAGAGTGCCGTGGCGATTCCCCGGGGAGCGAACCGCCTGGCCGGTGAAGGTGGTTTGATGCTTTCCCCACCATTCACCTGA
- a CDS encoding AbrB family transcriptional regulator yields MLTGSELLAKVKELGDVSKSDLVRACGYVSDKKDGGDRLNFTAFYEALLEAKGVNLSSGGAAIGKGGRKLSYIAKVQGNGNLLIGKAYTAMLNLEPGDEFEIKLGKKAIRLIPTGAAAEHSEAADQVDE; encoded by the coding sequence ATGCTGACTGGTTCCGAACTGCTTGCCAAGGTCAAAGAACTTGGAGATGTTTCCAAATCCGATCTGGTGAGAGCTTGCGGATACGTCTCTGACAAGAAAGATGGTGGTGATCGCCTGAATTTCACTGCGTTCTACGAGGCTCTGCTCGAGGCTAAAGGCGTCAATCTGAGCAGCGGTGGTGCTGCGATTGGCAAAGGCGGTCGCAAGCTGAGCTACATCGCCAAGGTGCAGGGCAATGGCAATCTGCTGATCGGCAAGGCCTACACCGCCATGCTGAACCTGGAACCCGGTGACGAATTCGAGATCAAGCTTGGCAAGAAAGCCATCCGTCTGATCCCCACCGGTGCAGCTGCGGAGCACAGCGAAGCTGCCGATCAGGTTGACGAATGA
- a CDS encoding FAD-binding oxidoreductase, which produces MDSDRPVFFSAQAADARRSGLLSPRPAELAALVQNWSGPRPLRICGGGTTSRAAVADHWTLDLQTHFQRLQWQPADQSIWIGAGCRMGAVLEALLPHGRTVAAGLSGLPGLGYVLTGGMGPLSRQVGLAVDQVLEIQGVWGDGSPFALSRVVDAGSLEWRGLCGAAPFLGVVSALRMATQPLVPLWLEQRVVSPNQLPELMLQAEKNDFSACLQWHWESADAVQLLRIADAPWTNAQKIEGLHQLPPLRGSAPMPPRSHTEVVGLLGPAAAELWGALMPDLRRLLQHRPHPFCSLACQQLGGATQKAAVETSSFVHRNAEWKPWITAAWTPGDAHGQRRSLAWLEAVWQILKPVCPGVHLAQFHDHLPFHHKELEAAFGPWLSDLRNLKQRLDPAGTLPTL; this is translated from the coding sequence ATGGATTCAGACCGTCCCGTTTTCTTCAGTGCGCAGGCGGCTGATGCGCGGCGATCCGGTCTGCTCTCCCCCCGGCCAGCGGAGTTGGCGGCTTTGGTTCAGAACTGGTCCGGCCCCCGGCCGCTCCGTATCTGTGGCGGGGGCACCACATCTCGCGCCGCTGTGGCTGACCACTGGACCCTCGATCTTCAAACCCATTTCCAACGTCTGCAGTGGCAGCCCGCGGATCAGTCGATCTGGATTGGAGCGGGCTGCCGCATGGGAGCGGTGTTGGAGGCTTTGCTTCCCCATGGCCGAACCGTGGCTGCGGGTTTGTCTGGGTTGCCTGGGCTTGGCTACGTGCTCACGGGCGGCATGGGGCCGCTGAGCCGGCAGGTGGGTCTCGCGGTTGATCAAGTGCTCGAGATCCAGGGGGTCTGGGGTGATGGCAGCCCCTTTGCGTTGTCTCGTGTGGTCGATGCTGGATCGTTGGAGTGGAGGGGCCTCTGTGGTGCTGCGCCATTTCTGGGCGTGGTGAGCGCGCTGCGCATGGCCACCCAGCCGCTCGTGCCGCTTTGGCTGGAGCAACGCGTGGTGTCTCCCAACCAACTGCCTGAGCTCATGCTCCAGGCGGAAAAGAACGACTTTAGCGCCTGTTTGCAGTGGCATTGGGAGAGCGCTGACGCGGTGCAGTTGCTCCGGATTGCTGATGCCCCTTGGACCAATGCACAGAAGATCGAAGGCCTGCATCAGCTCCCACCCTTGCGGGGATCAGCCCCGATGCCTCCTCGATCTCATACGGAGGTGGTTGGTTTGCTGGGGCCGGCAGCTGCTGAGCTCTGGGGAGCTTTGATGCCGGATTTACGCCGTCTGCTGCAGCACCGTCCTCATCCGTTCTGCAGCCTGGCCTGCCAGCAGCTTGGGGGCGCGACGCAAAAGGCTGCCGTGGAGACCAGCTCGTTCGTGCACCGCAATGCCGAGTGGAAACCATGGATCACGGCCGCCTGGACTCCGGGAGATGCCCATGGCCAAAGGCGCAGCCTTGCTTGGTTGGAGGCGGTCTGGCAGATCCTCAAGCCGGTCTGCCCTGGTGTGCATCTGGCGCAGTTTCATGACCATCTGCCCTTCCATCACAAGGAGTTGGAGGCAGCGTTCGGCCCTTGGTTGTCCGACTTGCGAAATCTGAAACAGCGCTTGGATCCAGCAGGCACCCTGCCGACGCTCTGA
- a CDS encoding amino acid ABC transporter permease, with product MNRWLDRGITLLLLALMGWAGWSMLHWLLVAADWSVVTTNLPLYAVGSFPADQCWRPLLWMAALITLTLLTLVGPKRGWVRRWLPLLWIVMAPLGLWLLAGGLGLLPVGTRSWGGLTLTLLITGGSGALALPLGILLALGRRSDLPVLRWSSAAYIELMRAVPLIAVLFFGQLLIPLFLPPGLEINRVLRAVVAFALFAAAYIAEDVRGGLQAIPPTQREAGAVLGLSPRQSLQLVVLPQALRVALPSLTNQAVGLLQNTSLMAILGLVELLGISRSLLANPAFIGRYLEVYLWLAAVYWLACTAMALLARHLEVQLDPARSAL from the coding sequence ATGAACCGTTGGTTGGACCGTGGAATCACCCTGCTGCTGCTGGCTCTAATGGGCTGGGCTGGCTGGTCCATGCTGCATTGGCTGCTGGTTGCGGCCGACTGGTCTGTGGTGACCACAAATCTGCCGCTGTATGCGGTGGGCAGTTTTCCAGCGGATCAATGCTGGCGTCCGCTGCTGTGGATGGCTGCATTGATCACCCTCACGCTGCTGACCCTCGTCGGTCCGAAGCGTGGCTGGGTTCGCCGCTGGTTGCCATTGCTCTGGATCGTGATGGCACCGCTGGGACTGTGGCTTCTGGCCGGAGGTTTGGGATTGTTGCCGGTCGGGACGCGCAGTTGGGGCGGTCTCACGCTCACGCTGCTGATCACGGGAGGCAGTGGTGCTTTGGCACTTCCGTTGGGGATTCTTCTTGCCCTCGGTCGGCGCAGTGATCTGCCGGTGCTGCGTTGGAGCAGTGCCGCCTACATCGAGTTGATGCGGGCTGTGCCGTTGATTGCGGTTCTGTTTTTTGGACAACTGCTGATTCCGTTGTTCCTGCCGCCCGGGCTTGAGATCAATCGGGTTCTGCGGGCGGTTGTGGCCTTCGCCTTGTTTGCAGCGGCGTACATCGCAGAGGATGTGCGTGGTGGACTGCAGGCGATTCCTCCCACCCAGCGGGAGGCTGGAGCCGTGCTGGGGCTGTCGCCCCGTCAATCGCTGCAATTGGTGGTGCTGCCTCAGGCGCTGCGGGTTGCGCTTCCGTCGCTCACCAACCAGGCGGTGGGTCTGCTGCAAAACACAAGCCTGATGGCCATTCTCGGTTTGGTGGAATTGCTGGGCATCAGCCGCAGCCTGTTGGCGAATCCGGCATTCATCGGTCGCTATCTGGAGGTCTATCTCTGGCTTGCTGCGGTTTACTGGCTGGCGTGTACGGCCATGGCGTTGCTGGCCCGCCACCTGGAAGTTCAGCTTGACCCTGCCCGCTCCGCCTTATGA
- a CDS encoding AEC family transporter produces the protein MEVPILRFLLELVPSLLIGFWAGRRHQTLSTRLAEPLVRFGVPISVMGLLLKGGLSGDMLQAAGLAVLAMSLVLVGAARLPGLAELVSPTLRLGSCTGNTAYFGVPLALAFLPGEALPIVIGYDLGATLMAWSLGPLMLGGQVDGSQRLRGLLSNLAASPATRGLIGALLVLMTPWSASMADALWWPSRCVIVLALMVVGMRLGSIHRQGIAPVARPLQLLRPLLAKLLLYPLFLLLLASLLQFKPLMVQAVALQGAAPTAISLLLIAESVGADQERAAGLVFWSTLLALITAPAWGLLLRSQF, from the coding sequence ATGGAGGTGCCAATTCTTCGGTTTTTGCTGGAGCTTGTGCCCTCTCTTCTGATTGGGTTCTGGGCTGGTCGACGACATCAAACCTTGTCCACCCGTTTGGCCGAACCGCTGGTGCGGTTCGGTGTACCGATCAGTGTGATGGGGCTGCTGTTGAAGGGTGGCCTAAGCGGCGACATGTTGCAGGCCGCGGGTCTTGCAGTGCTCGCCATGAGCCTTGTTTTGGTGGGAGCCGCTCGCCTGCCTGGATTGGCTGAGCTTGTGTCTCCCACGCTGAGGCTTGGCAGCTGCACCGGAAACACGGCCTATTTCGGAGTTCCTCTCGCTCTGGCCTTCCTGCCCGGCGAGGCTCTGCCCATCGTCATTGGTTACGACCTGGGGGCGACCCTGATGGCCTGGAGCCTGGGGCCGTTGATGCTCGGGGGGCAGGTTGATGGTTCCCAACGGCTGCGAGGGCTGCTGAGCAACCTTGCTGCTAGTCCGGCAACCCGAGGGCTCATCGGCGCTCTGCTGGTTCTGATGACTCCCTGGTCTGCGTCTATGGCCGATGCGTTGTGGTGGCCTTCCCGCTGCGTGATTGTGCTGGCACTGATGGTGGTGGGCATGCGCCTGGGCAGCATTCATCGTCAGGGCATTGCTCCGGTGGCACGTCCTCTGCAGCTGCTGAGGCCACTGCTGGCCAAGTTGTTGCTTTATCCGTTGTTTCTGCTGCTGCTGGCGTCTCTGCTCCAGTTCAAGCCGTTGATGGTTCAGGCGGTTGCTCTGCAAGGAGCCGCACCAACGGCAATCTCTCTGTTGCTGATTGCAGAGTCTGTGGGTGCTGATCAGGAGCGTGCCGCTGGGCTGGTGTTTTGGAGCACGTTGTTGGCCTTGATCACAGCGCCCGCGTGGGGTTTGCTGCTGCGGTCTCAGTTCTGA
- a CDS encoding SulP family inorganic anion transporter yields the protein MAKRSKPTLANQWLANPSKDLLSGLVVAFAMIPEAIAFSGIAGVDPKVGLFGAFCLSLTIAVVGGRMAMITSATGSTALLMTGLVATGEARGPGLGVQYLMVAGLVTGLLQILWGYLRLAYQMRFVPQGVLSGFVNALALLIFQAQLPQLGLNLHAGDGDHGASSLLPHGVQIPVVWGLVLLGLVIIYGLPRLTRVVPSQLVAIIVLTAISVGFSFDIPTVSSLGTLPAGLPSFSLPFSEGGVPFSLDTLGLVLPTALAISLVGLMETFLTQDILDDKTDTTTNKNVEARGQGIANIVSSLFGGMAGCALVGQSVMNVDNGGRTRLSTLFSGVSLLAMILLAGPWLKQIPMAALVAVMISIAVSTADINGLRNLRRIPKSDTSVMLMTFAVTMLTTPHNLALGVLAGVALAGILFSRKVAKVIQVEAVEVSDLERLYRVQGQLFFVSKVYFLQGFDLHDHPERITIDLSQAHIWDQSGVAALDQVIRKYRSGGSVVSVIGLNEESLDLFERIGGQESAHA from the coding sequence ATGGCCAAGCGATCCAAACCAACCCTGGCAAATCAGTGGTTGGCTAACCCCAGCAAAGACCTGCTCTCGGGTCTGGTGGTGGCTTTCGCGATGATTCCTGAGGCGATTGCCTTCTCGGGGATCGCTGGGGTGGACCCCAAAGTTGGCCTGTTCGGAGCCTTCTGCCTGTCGCTGACCATCGCCGTCGTGGGTGGTCGCATGGCCATGATCACCTCTGCCACTGGCTCCACGGCCCTGTTGATGACAGGTCTTGTGGCCACCGGTGAAGCCCGGGGGCCAGGCCTGGGCGTCCAGTACCTGATGGTGGCGGGACTGGTGACGGGTCTGCTGCAGATCCTCTGGGGGTATCTGCGTCTTGCCTATCAGATGCGCTTTGTTCCCCAAGGGGTGCTCAGCGGTTTCGTCAATGCGCTGGCCTTGCTGATTTTTCAGGCCCAGCTGCCCCAGCTCGGCCTCAACCTTCACGCTGGAGATGGTGACCATGGGGCCTCGTCGTTGCTTCCCCATGGCGTCCAGATTCCCGTCGTCTGGGGCTTGGTCCTGCTGGGCCTGGTGATCATTTATGGCCTTCCCCGGTTGACCCGGGTGGTGCCTTCACAGCTGGTGGCCATCATTGTGTTGACCGCCATCAGCGTGGGATTCAGCTTCGACATCCCCACGGTCAGCAGCCTCGGCACCCTTCCTGCAGGTCTGCCCTCCTTCAGTCTTCCCTTCAGTGAAGGCGGTGTTCCCTTCAGCTTGGACACCCTTGGCTTGGTGCTTCCCACCGCCTTGGCCATCTCCCTGGTGGGTCTGATGGAAACCTTCCTGACCCAGGACATCCTCGACGACAAGACCGACACCACCACCAACAAAAACGTCGAGGCCCGGGGTCAAGGCATCGCCAACATCGTCTCGTCCCTGTTTGGTGGCATGGCCGGTTGTGCCCTCGTGGGCCAGTCCGTGATGAATGTGGACAACGGCGGTCGCACGCGACTGTCGACCCTGTTCTCAGGGGTGAGCCTGCTGGCGATGATCCTGCTGGCTGGGCCCTGGCTCAAGCAAATTCCGATGGCGGCCCTGGTGGCCGTGATGATCAGCATCGCCGTCAGCACCGCTGACATCAACGGTCTGCGCAACCTGCGTCGCATCCCCAAGAGCGACACCTCGGTGATGCTGATGACCTTCGCCGTCACGATGCTCACCACCCCTCACAACCTCGCCCTAGGCGTGCTGGCTGGTGTGGCGCTGGCAGGAATTCTGTTCAGCCGCAAGGTGGCCAAGGTGATCCAGGTGGAAGCAGTCGAGGTCAGTGATCTGGAGCGCCTGTACCGCGTGCAGGGGCAGCTGTTCTTCGTCAGCAAGGTGTATTTCCTCCAGGGATTCGACCTTCACGACCATCCCGAGCGCATCACGATTGACCTCTCTCAAGCCCATATCTGGGACCAGAGCGGCGTGGCTGCTCTGGATCAGGTCATCCGGAAGTACCGCAGCGGTGGGTCTGTTGTCAGCGTGATTGGCCTGAACGAGGAAAGCCTTGATCTGTTCGAGCGGATCGGCGGTCAGGAATCAGCCCATGCATGA
- a CDS encoding ABC transporter permease subunit (The N-terminal region of this protein, as described by TIGR01726, is a three transmembrane segment that identifies a subfamily of ABC transporter permease subunits, which specificities that include histidine, arginine, glutamine, glutamate, L-cystine (sic), the opines (in Agrobacterium) octopine and nopaline, etc.) — translation MRQRRLLVQVGVAAALIGLLALLVNNLAVNLIRTGLGLGFGWLGRPAGFALAETALPYAPSDSYLWALTIGWLNSLKVIAAGLVLATVLGVAAGAARSSSNRLLRSLAGGYVALIRQVPLLLQLLFWYFVAFLGLPSVPVGGLIRLSNQGIQLLGLNLSVEFCAVLVGLTVFTGASIAEIVRGGINAVLQGQWEAFRSLGLGEGLGLRRIVLPQALPAILPALTSQYLNLAKNSTLAIAVGYADLYAVSDTSITQTGRAIEGFLLLLLSFLLLNLLISGGMAALNRAVLGRLNRSR, via the coding sequence ATGCGGCAGCGTCGTCTCCTGGTTCAGGTTGGTGTCGCCGCCGCTCTGATCGGCCTGCTGGCTCTGCTGGTCAACAATCTGGCGGTCAATCTGATCCGGACGGGTCTGGGTCTGGGTTTTGGCTGGCTGGGCCGACCCGCTGGTTTTGCTCTGGCGGAAACAGCTCTCCCCTATGCCCCATCCGATAGCTACCTCTGGGCTCTGACCATCGGTTGGCTGAACAGCCTCAAGGTGATCGCGGCGGGGCTGGTTTTGGCGACCGTCCTTGGAGTTGCCGCTGGTGCAGCCCGCAGCAGCAGCAACCGACTTCTGCGCAGCCTGGCCGGTGGCTATGTGGCCTTGATTCGTCAGGTTCCTCTGCTCCTGCAGTTGCTGTTCTGGTATTTCGTTGCCTTCCTTGGCCTTCCTTCGGTTCCTGTCGGTGGATTGATCCGGCTTTCGAATCAGGGCATTCAGCTGTTGGGTCTGAATCTCAGCGTTGAATTTTGTGCGGTTCTTGTTGGGCTCACGGTGTTCACTGGTGCGTCGATTGCAGAGATCGTGCGTGGTGGGATCAATGCGGTGCTACAGGGCCAGTGGGAGGCCTTTCGCAGCCTTGGGCTTGGGGAAGGGCTTGGTCTGCGTCGGATTGTTTTGCCGCAGGCGCTGCCGGCGATTCTTCCTGCGTTGACGAGTCAATACCTCAATCTCGCCAAGAACAGCACCCTGGCGATTGCCGTGGGCTACGCCGATCTCTACGCCGTCAGTGACACCTCCATCACCCAAACCGGCCGTGCGATTGAAGGCTTCCTGCTGCTGCTGCTCAGCTTTCTGCTGCTGAATTTGTTGATCAGCGGTGGCATGGCTGCCCTCAACCGTGCCGTGCTGGGTCGTCTGAATAGGAGCCGCTGA
- a CDS encoding alpha-ketoglutarate-dependent dioxygenase AlkB — translation MTIHPAAAETDWSLHEGWLKPDLARHWQTQLEHQLQWEQPVVQVYGKRHPVPRMTVFLADEGIHYRYSGAIHTGDGWPAWFKPLLHQVNEACETNFNGCLLNWYRHGDDRMGWHADDEPEIDQRAPIASLSLGATRDFQLRHRKTAHLKRSLPLADGDLLVMHQGCQSRWMHSVPQRRKVQSTRINLTFRRFQN, via the coding sequence ATGACCATCCATCCAGCTGCAGCTGAAACGGACTGGTCCCTGCATGAGGGTTGGCTGAAGCCGGATCTTGCAAGGCACTGGCAAACACAGCTTGAACACCAGCTCCAGTGGGAGCAGCCCGTCGTTCAGGTCTATGGCAAGCGCCACCCGGTCCCCCGAATGACGGTGTTTCTTGCCGATGAAGGAATTCATTACCGTTACAGCGGTGCCATTCACACCGGTGATGGATGGCCTGCATGGTTCAAGCCATTGCTGCACCAGGTGAATGAAGCCTGTGAGACCAACTTCAACGGATGCCTGCTCAATTGGTATCGCCATGGCGATGACCGCATGGGTTGGCACGCCGATGACGAACCGGAAATTGATCAGCGGGCTCCGATTGCCTCCCTTTCACTCGGGGCAACACGGGATTTTCAGCTCCGCCACCGCAAAACTGCACACCTAAAAAGGTCTCTGCCGTTGGCCGATGGTGACCTTCTGGTGATGCACCAGGGCTGTCAGAGCCGATGGATGCACAGTGTTCCTCAGCGGCGCAAAGTGCAGAGCACCCGCATCAACCTCACCTTTCGCCGTTTTCAGAACTGA
- a CDS encoding sirohydrochlorin chelatase — MAEQHAETGNERLGVLICGHGSRNRLAVEEFAQMVDALRPRLAPMPVEHGYLEFAHPILRDGLEALRQKGVTKVLAIPAMLFAAGHAKNDIPSVLNTYTAETGLPIDYGRELGVDRLMVSAAGARVQECLDAAKHDVPLAETLLVVVGRGSSDPDANSNVAKVTRLLVEGFGFGWGETVYSGVTFPLVEPGLRHAVKLGFRRVVVVPYFLFSGVLVSRIRQHTELVAADHPEVEFLSAGYLGDHTLVVDTFKERVDEVLRGDTAMNCSLCKYRAQVLGFEQDVGRAQESHHHHVEGLAESCTLCELECTGACQPDGIPIAHDHSHPSDHSHGSDHSHDHHHPPYPHADHPLGPTTLRRNNGIPKD, encoded by the coding sequence TTGGCCGAACAGCACGCGGAAACTGGCAACGAGCGTCTTGGCGTTCTGATCTGCGGCCACGGCAGTCGCAACCGACTGGCCGTTGAAGAGTTCGCCCAGATGGTGGACGCCCTGCGACCTCGGCTCGCCCCGATGCCGGTGGAACACGGCTACCTGGAATTTGCCCATCCCATCCTTCGCGATGGCCTTGAAGCCCTGCGGCAGAAAGGCGTCACCAAGGTGCTGGCCATACCAGCCATGCTTTTCGCCGCAGGGCATGCCAAGAACGACATCCCCTCTGTTCTGAACACCTACACGGCCGAAACGGGTTTACCGATCGATTACGGCCGGGAACTGGGTGTAGACCGGTTGATGGTGTCGGCCGCCGGAGCCCGAGTTCAGGAGTGCCTGGATGCGGCAAAGCACGACGTTCCTCTAGCCGAAACCCTGCTTGTGGTGGTGGGTCGAGGTTCCTCGGATCCAGACGCCAACTCCAACGTGGCCAAGGTGACGCGGCTGTTGGTGGAGGGATTTGGCTTTGGCTGGGGAGAAACGGTGTACTCGGGCGTGACCTTCCCCCTGGTGGAACCGGGGCTGCGTCATGCCGTGAAGCTGGGCTTTCGCCGGGTGGTGGTGGTGCCCTATTTCCTCTTTTCAGGGGTTCTGGTGAGCCGAATCCGCCAACACACCGAGCTGGTGGCTGCTGATCATCCCGAAGTGGAGTTTCTCTCTGCGGGCTATCTGGGCGATCACACCCTGGTGGTGGACACCTTCAAAGAACGGGTCGATGAGGTGTTGCGGGGGGACACCGCCATGAACTGCTCACTCTGCAAGTACCGCGCCCAGGTGCTGGGCTTCGAACAGGACGTGGGACGTGCCCAGGAAAGCCACCACCACCACGTGGAGGGACTTGCGGAAAGCTGCACGCTCTGCGAACTGGAGTGCACGGGTGCCTGCCAACCCGACGGGATCCCGATTGCCCATGACCACAGCCACCCTTCAGACCACAGCCATGGTTCAGACCACAGCCATGACCACCACCATCCCCCTTATCCCCACGCCGACCATCCCCTGGGACCTACCACGCTGAGGCGGAACAATGGCATCCCTAAAGATTGA
- a CDS encoding amino acid ABC transporter ATP-binding protein, translating to MTVAIRATDLVKSYSQGVRALDGVTLEVNSGEVLVVMGPSGSGKSTLIRTFNGLESLDGGALDVLGVPLDATHGERQVRAIRKRVGMVFQQFNLFPHLSILDNITLAPIKVQQRAKAAAEQRAMELLDQMGIREQAHKYPAQLSGGQQQRVAIARALALDPEVMLFDEPTSALDPERVKEVLDAMRQLAKGGMTMVVVTHELGFAREVADRVMFMDRGQVVETSDPETFFSNAREERSRRFLNQMQH from the coding sequence ATGACTGTCGCCATTCGTGCCACTGATCTGGTCAAGAGCTATTCCCAAGGGGTTCGAGCTCTCGATGGCGTCACCCTTGAGGTGAACAGCGGCGAAGTGCTGGTGGTGATGGGTCCTTCCGGGTCCGGCAAAAGCACGCTGATCCGCACGTTCAACGGTCTGGAGTCGCTGGATGGCGGAGCTCTTGATGTGCTCGGGGTTCCCTTGGATGCCACCCATGGGGAACGTCAGGTGCGGGCGATTCGCAAGCGCGTGGGGATGGTGTTTCAGCAGTTCAACCTGTTTCCTCACCTTTCCATCCTCGACAACATCACCCTTGCCCCGATCAAGGTGCAACAGCGTGCCAAGGCGGCTGCCGAGCAGCGGGCGATGGAGCTCCTTGACCAGATGGGCATTCGAGAGCAGGCCCACAAGTACCCAGCGCAGCTCAGTGGTGGTCAGCAGCAGCGGGTGGCGATCGCCCGTGCTCTGGCGTTAGATCCTGAGGTGATGCTGTTCGACGAGCCCACCAGCGCCTTGGATCCGGAGCGTGTGAAAGAAGTGTTGGATGCCATGCGTCAGTTGGCCAAAGGCGGCATGACGATGGTGGTGGTCACCCACGAACTGGGCTTTGCCCGTGAGGTGGCGGATCGGGTGATGTTCATGGATCGGGGCCAGGTGGTGGAGACCTCCGATCCGGAGACGTTCTTCAGCAATGCCAGGGAAGAACGCAGCCGCAGGTTCCTCAATCAGATGCAGCACTAA